The Bradyrhizobium diazoefficiens genome contains the following window.
GCTGCGTCGCCGTCGACGACAAGATCTCGATCTCGACCGTCTATCGCACCGTCAAACTGTTCGAGGATGCCGGCATCATCGAACGCCACGATTTCCGCGAGGGCCGCGCCCGCTACGAGACGATGCGCGACAGCCATCACGACCATCTCATCAACCTGCGCGACGGCAAGGTGATCGAGTTCACCTCGGAAGAGATCGAGAAGCTGCAGGCGGAGATCGCCCGCAAGCTCGGCTACAAGCTGGTCGATCACCGGCTCGAGCTCTATTGCGTCCCGCTCGACGACGACAAGCCGTCGTCTTAGTGCCCATCGACCTGATTATTTTCGACTGTGACGGCGTGCTCGTGGACAGCGAGGTCATCTCCTGTCGCGCGCATGCGGACGTGTTGACGAAGCACGGCTATCCGATCACATCGGAGCAGGTCCTGGTCCGCTTCCTCGGTGTATCCGAGAAAGACGCGCGGCGAATGGTCGAACAGGAAATCGGCCGCAGCCTCCCCGACGATCTTGAGAGCCAGGTGAATGCGGCCACGCTGAAATTTTACGCCGGTGACCTGCAACCGATCACCCACGTGGCCGCAGCAATCGGTGCAATCGATTTGCCAAAATGCGTTGCATCGAGCGGCACACCCGACAAGATCCTCCACGGGCTGACCTGCGCCGGGCTGTATGACTTGCTCGCTCCGCACATCTTTTCAGCGAGCCAGGTCGCACGCGGCAAGCCCGCGCCCGATCTGTTCCTGTTTGCCGCCGAGCAGATGAAGGCCGCGCCGGAACGATGCGTCGTGATCGAGGACAGCGTCCCCGGGGTCACCGGCGCACGTGCCGCCGGGATGACCGTGCTCGGCTTCCACGGCGGCAGCCACTGCCCGCCGGGTCACGCGGAAAGGCTACGCGCTGCCGGCGCCGGATTGACCTTCGACGATATGCGGCAATTGCCCGAGCTGGTCCGGCAGGTCGCGGCGGAGTCCCTGAAAGGCTGATATCGGCCATTTAGCGTCATTTTGGGCGTACGCGGGACAATTGAACCCGGAATGACGGTCTAGAAGGGGCCCCAATCGCTGGATTTCTGGCCTCCCAGGCTATATCTGAGGGCTGTCCTCCACCTCAATTCCGGGTTCCATGAAGCCGCCGCGCAAGCTGCACATCAAATCATATGGCTGCCAGATGAACGTCTACGATGCCCAGCGCATGGTGGACACGCTGGCTCCGGAAGGATTCGTGGAGACGGCCAGCGCCGAGGATGCCGACCTCGTCATCCTCAACACCTGCCACATCCGCGAGAAGGCCTCCGAAAAGGTCTATTCCGAGCTCGGCCGCCTGCGCGTCGCCAAGGACGAGGCCGTACGCGGGGGCCGCGCCATGCAGATCGCGGTGGCAGGCTGCGTCGCGCAGGCCGAGGGCGAGGAGATCGTGCGCCGCGCGTCGGCGGTCGACGTCGTGGTCGGGCCGCAGAGCTATCATCATCTCCCCGAATTGTTGAAGCGCGCCGGCAAAGAAGGCCGCGCGATCGAGACCGAGTTTCCGGCCGCCGACAAGTTCGGCTATCTCGCCCAGCCGAAACCCGAAGCGATCCGCGCCCGCGGCATTTCCGCTTTCGTTACAGTGCAGGAAGGCTGCGACAAGTTCTGCACCTTCTGCGTCGTGCCCTATACGCGCGGCGCGGAGGTCTCGCGCCCCGTGGCAAAGATCGTCGACGACGTGAAGCGGCTCGCCGACAACGGCGTGCGCGAGCTCACCCTGATCGGGCAGAACGTCAACGCCTATCACGGCGACGGCCCTGACGGAAAAAGCTGGGGGCTCGGCAGGCTGCTCGAACATCTGGCGCTGATTCCCGGCATCGCGCGGCTGCGCTATTCGACCAGCCATCCCCGCGACGTCGATGACACCTTGATCGCCGCCCACCGCGATCTCGACGCCCTGATGCCGTTCGTGCACCTGCCGGTGCAGTCGGGCTCGGACCGAATCCTGGCCGCCATGAACCGGAAACATACCGCCGATGATTACCGGCGTGTCATCGACCGATTCCGGGCCGCGCGCCAAGACATTGCTTTTTCATCAGATTTTATCGTGGGCTTCCCGGGCGAGAGCGAGCAAGATTTTCTCGCCACACTCGCGCTTGTCACGCAAATCGGCTACGCTGCGGCGTATTCGTTCAAATACTCCGCCCGGCGGGGAACGCCGGCCGCGGATATGCAGGAGACGGTGTCCCCAGCCGAGATGGACCAGCGATTGGAGCGGCTCCAGGAACTGATCGACAGCCAGCAATCGGCCTTCAACAAGGCCGGGATTGGCACAACGATCGATGTTCTGTTCGAGCGCCCGGCGCGCAAGGCCGGCCAGATCGTCGGCCGCACCGCATTTCTCCAGCCCGCGCATGTGATGGCCTCGCCCGACATCATCGGACAAATCCTGCCGGTGCGGATCGACAGCCTCGAACGTTACAGTTTCCTCGGCGAGCTCGCCACGCCACATCTTGCGCGCGAGCCCGCTTTATCATCCATCGCCACTGGAGCCTGAACCCTTGCCAAAAAGCGCATCGGATTCTTCTTCTATTGCTCCCAGCCGCAAATTTGATCGCGACATGCAAGTTCCACCCGAGACCCAGGTCGTCATCGACTTCGACGACAACCGCGCCGCATCCGCGCTGGTCGGACCTTACGGCCAGAACCTGGCGCAGATCGAGCGGCGGCTCGGCGTGGTCGTGGACTCCAAGGGCAACCACATCACCATCGGCGGCACCCGCGACGGCTGCGACGCGGCGCGCCGCGTGCTGGAAACGCTCTACGCGCACGCCGTGAAGGGGCAGGATGTCGACCAGGGCGAGGTCGAAGGCGCGATTCGCGCCGTCATCGCGCAAGGCTCCCTGTTCGAGTTCGACGCCAAGTCGGCGAAGTCCGTCTTCGACAGCATTAACTTGCGCAAGCGCCCGGTGCGCGCGCGCACGGCGGCGCAGGATTCGTACATCCGCGCGCTGAAGCGCCATGAGCTGGTGTTCGGCATCGGCCCCGCCGGCACCGGCAAGACCTGGCTCGCAGTCGCGCATGCCGCGCAATTGTTCGAGCGCAAGGAAGTCGACAAGATCATCCTGTCGCGTCCAGCGGTGGAGGCCGGCGAGCGGCTCGGCTTCCTGCCCGGCGACCTCCGCGAGAAGGTCGATCCTTATCTGCGCCCGATCTACGACGCGCTCTACGACCTGATGGATGCGCGCATCGTCGAGCGCGCACTCCAGACCGGCGAGATCGAGATCGCGCCGCTCGCCTTCATGCGCGGCCGCACGCTGACCAACGCCGCAATTATCCTCGACGAGGCGCAGAACACCACATCGATGCAGATGAAGATGTTCCTGACCCGTCTCGGCGAGAACAGCCGCATGATCGTGACCGGCGATCCCTCGCAGATCGATTTGCCGAACGGCCAGACCTCGGGGCTCGCGGAAGCGACCAAGTTGCTGAGCGGCGTCGAAGGCATTGCGCAAGTTCATTTCACCGCGGAAGACGTGATCCGCCACGAGCTCGTGGCGCGGATCGTCTCGGCCTACGAAGGCTTGCCACAGCGGCCGGCCGCCGGCAAAAAAACCTGACGGGACAACAGCCGGACCCTGCGGGCGCGGATACGGCGCCTTTTCGTTCCGAACAAAGACAATGTCACACCCCAACCTTCCCATGACCGAGGTTCTCGTCGTCGCCGATTGCTGGCAGCGCGAGCCCGACGCCGAAGCCGTGATCCAGCGCGCCCTGGCGGCCGCCGCCGAATCCGTCGACGACGACGTTGCGGAAGCGGAAGTGGCCGTCATGCTGACCGATGATGCCGGCATCCGCACGCTCAACGGCAACTGGCGCGGCATCGACAAGCCGACCAATGTGCTGTCGTTTCCCGCGCTCCAGCCGGAGGGTGAATGGAAGCCGGGCGACGCACCGCGCATGCTCGGCGACATCGCGATCGCCTACGAGACCATGCAGCGCGAGGCGGACGAGGAACACAAGCCGTTCGATCATCATTTGAGCCATCTCGCCGTGCATGGTTTCCTGCATTTGATCGGCTACGATCACGAGAACGACGGCGACGCGGAACAGATGGAAGCGCTCGAAACCGAGATCCTGGCTCATCTCGGCATCCCCGACCCCTATGCAGATCGCGCGGGGGCGCACTGAGATGCCGGATTCAGACCCTATTCACGACAATCCGCGCAACACGGCCAATCTCCCGGCCGTAGTGACGCCCGGCGAAGCCCTGCGCCCGACCGCAGACGGCTGGTTGCTGCGCGCCATCCGCACGCTGTTCGGCTGGAAGGCCGGATCGGTGCGCGACGATCTCCAGGTCGTGCTCGACGCGACGACGCCTGGCGACACCGGCTTCTCCGCGGTCGAGCGCACCATGCTGCGCAACATCCTCGGCCTGCACGAGCGCCGCATCGCCGACGTCATGGTGCATCGCGCCGACGTCATCGCAGTGAAGCGCGACATCCCGCTCGGCGAATTGATGGACCGGTTCGAGAGCGCCGGCCATTCGCGCCTCGTCGTCTACAACGAGACGCTCGACGATCCCGTCGGCATCGTCCACATCCGCGACCTGCTCGCCTTCATGACCGTGCGTGCGCGCGTGTCGGAAGCCACCAAGACCAAGCGCAAGAAGCCGCTGCCGGCCGGCCTCGACCTGCGCAGCGTCGATCTCGCGCTGCCGCTGCAGGACGCGCGCATCATCCGGAAGCTGCTCTATGTGCCACCGTCGATGCGGGCGATCGATCTGCTCGCGCAAATGCAGGCCACGCGCATTCACCTTGCGCTGGTCGTTGACGAATATGGCGGCAGCGACGGGCTGGTCTCGCTCGAGGACATCGTCGAGCAGATCGTCGGCGAAATCGACGACGAGCATGACAGCGACGAGCCGCCGTCGATCGTCCGCCTGCCCGACAATGCCTTCATTGCCGATGCCCGCGCCAGCCTCGACGACGTCCGTACAGTGATCGGCGAGGACTTCGTCACCGGCGAGGCCGGCGAGGAAGTGGAGACCCTGGGCGGCTATCTCGTCAGCTTCGTCGGCCGCCTGCCCGTGCGCGGTGAAGTGATCTCGGGTCCCGGTCATTACGAAGTCGAGGTGCTCGATGCCGATCCGCGCCGCGTCAAGCGGTTGCGCATCGCGACGCGGAAGGAACGCCCCGCGCCGCGCACCCAGCGCGAGAGCCGCCGCCGCGAGGCCGCGCCGGAGAGTGGGCAACCGCCGGCCGGCGACACGCCAACTCCGCCGCCTGCCGACGGGACCGGCCCGCAGTGAGCCCGTTCCAGCGACTCCGCCAGATTGCCCTTGCCATCATCCTGACTTGGGGATGGAAGCGCGCGCTCCTCGCGATGGCGTGCGGCGCGCTGTCGGTGCTGGCGCTGGCACCGTTCAATGCCTGGCCGGTGCTGTTCATCACCTTCCCCGTGATGGTCTGGCTGATCGACGGCGCCGGCGCCGGACGATATGGCGGTGTCCCCGCGGCGGCGCTGACCGGCTACTGGTTCGGGCTCGGCTATTTCATTCCCGGCCTCTACTGGATCGGCATCGCCTTCTTCGTCGACGCCGACGTGTTCGCCTGGCTGACGCCCTTCGCCGTGCTGGGCTTGCCGGCCTATCTCTCCATTTTCACGGCCATCGGTTTCGCGCTGGCCCGTCTGCTCTGGACCAAGGATGCCACCCGCATCCTCGCGCTCGCCGCGAGCCTCACGGTGAGCGAATGGTTGCGCGGGCACGTGCTCACGGGCTTTCCCTGGAACGCTTTCGGCTATGCGCTGTCGGAGCCGCTCGCATTGGCACAGACGGCATCGCTGATCGGCCAGTGGGGCATGACGTTCCTCACGGTCGCGATCTTTGCGAGCCCTGCCGTGCTGATCGACCGCACGCGCGATCGCCGCATGGCATGGCGCATGCCGGCCGCGGCCATTGCGTTGCTGGTCGTCATGGGCATCTTCGGCGCCATCCGCCTGTCGCTGCATCCGACCACCATGGTCGCGGGCACCAGGCTGCGACTGATGCAGCCGAACCTCCAGCAGGATGCAAAGTTCAACTACTCCGCCAAGGCGGAGGTGATGAAGAAGTATCTGGCGCTGTCGGATCGCTCCTCCGGACCGCAATCGACCGGCGTGCGCGATGCCACCATTCTGATCTGGCCGGAATCCGCGTTTCCGTTCTTCCTGACCCGCGAAGCCGATGTGATGGCCGAGATCGCCGAGCTGTTGCCCAAGGGCACGGTGCTGATCACCGGGTCGGTCCGCGCCCCCGACCTACCTCCGCGCACGCCGATCACGCGGGCCTATAATTCGATCTACGTGATCGACCACGACGGCAGCGTGCTCGCGGTCTACGACAAGCTGCATTTGGTTCCGTTCGGAGAATATCTCCCGTTCCAGGACACGATGGAGAAGCTCGGCTTCGAGCAACTGACGCGCATGCGCGGCGGCTTCATTGCCGGCACGGTGCGGCACGTGCTGCCGGTGCCGGGGGCGCCGCCCGCGCTGCCGCTGATCTGCTACGAGGCGATCTTCCCCGGCGAGGTTGGGACGCGCGACGAGCGTCCGGGCTGGATGGTGAACCTCACCAATGACGGCTGGTTCGGCATCTCGACCGGGCCGTACCAGCATCTGGAGCAGGCGCGGATGCGCGCCATCGAACTTGGGCTGCCGCTGGTCCGCTCCGCAAACACCGGCATCTCGGCCGTGGTCGATCCGGTAGGCCGCACGGTGGCGAGCCTCGGTCTCGGAATCGAAGGCATTTTGGACGCAAACCTGCCCACCGCAATCCCGCCCACAATCTATGCGAGAGTCGGTGACATCCCCGCAGCGATGCTCGTCGCGCTGGCTGTGATTCTGGCGGTGCGACGCCGTTTGGCCAAACGGCACCCCTGATTACGCCGTCGCTAGCGGTTTCCGGCGAGGCGGCGGGGAAACTTTTGACAATCGTGGTCGCACGGTTGACAGACTGCACACGGGCTCCCCATTCTGCACCCGCTGCAAAAGACAGCGGTGCATTGCTAAATTTCTCCGCAATGTTTCCCCAATCAGGGTGAAGTTTTGACGTCGCTGGCACCTGAGGAATACTTTCTATTGCGCCGAGGGTGGTGTTTGGAGGGCTGAGGAAATGTCGAAAGCGCCCAACCCTGTTGACAGATATGTCGGCAGTCGCGTGCGTATGCGCCGCATCATGTTGGGCATGAGCCAGGAAAAGCTCGGTGAAGCTTTGGGCCTGACATTCCAGCAGATTCAGAAGTACGAGAAGGGCACGAACCGCGTCGGTGCGAGCCGTATCCAGCAGATTGCCGAGATTCTCCAGGTGCCGGTGTCGTTCCTGTTCGAGGGCGGTCCGAGCGGCGTGGCCGGCCCTAACGGCTTCGCCGAAGGCGCTTCGCCCTCCTACGTCTCCGATTTCCTCGCGACCTCCGAAGGGCTCGCGCTGACCAAGGCCTTCACCCGAATCACCGATTCGAAGCTGCGCCGTTCGATCGTCGATCTCGTCGAGCAGATCGCCGCCCGCGAAGGTCCGGACAAGCGCTGACACGCCACTTCATTCCGATTTGAGACTGCGCCAAATCTGGCCTATGTCGTCATTTGCGGACGCGCTTTGCGCGGCCTCCGCCGAAATGATACGATTCGAAGGCACAGATACGTCCATGGCGAGCTCCAATTCGTTCGATTCCCAAACTATCCTCGCTGGTATCCGCCGCTGGGTGGAGATCGAGACGCCGACGGAAGTGCCTGAACAGGTCAACAAGCTGACCTCGGTGGTCGCCGACCATTATCGCGATCTGCCCGTCACGCTCGAGCGCGTCGCCGGCGTCGATGGCTGCGGCGATCATCTCGTGGTGCGTTCGACCTGGGGCCAGGACCGCCCCGGTATCTTGGTGCTGAGTCATCTCGATACCGTTCATCCGATGGGCTTCATCGCGCGCCTGCCTTTCAAGGTCGAAGGCGACAGCGCGTTCGGCCCCGGCATCTACGACATGAAGGGCGGCGCCTACATCGCCTATCACGCTTTTCGCGAGCTTTGCGCCAGGCCCGACCGTCCGCCGCTTGGCATCACCCACATGTTCACCTCCGACGAGGAGATCGGCAGTCCCACCTCGCGCGCTCTCATCGAGCAGGAAGGGCGCAAGGCCAAATACGTACTGGTGACGGAGCCGGCGCGCGACGGCGGCAAGATCGTCACCGGGCGCAAGGGCGTCGGGCGTTTCAAGATTTACATCAAGGGCGTGCCCGCACATGCCGGCTCGCGGCCCGAAGACGGTCGCAGCGCCGTGCGCGAGCTCGCCAACGTCATCCAGACGCTGGAAGGGATGAACGATTTGAAGCGCGGCGTCACCGTCAATGTCGGCGTGGTGCGCGGCGGCACGCGTCCCAACGTCACGGCGGAAGAGGCCTATGCCGAAGTCGATCTGCGCGTGCCGAGCTTCAATGACGCGGAAGAATTCGTCGGCAAGATCCTTGGACTGACGTCGAAGACCGACGGCGTGACCGTCACCGTCACCGGCGAGCTCAACCGTCCGCCCTACGAGAAAGGCAATGCCGGCGCCTCGCTGTACGAGCACGCGAAGACGCTGGCCGCGGAGATCGGTTTCGAGCTGATCGACACCCACACCGGCGGCGGCTCGGACGGCAATTTCACCGCGCCGCATACCGGCACGCTCGACGGACTCGGCGTCGACGGCAAGGGCGCACACACCCATTATGAGCAGCTCTACGTCTCCTCGCTCGAGCCGCGCGCCCGGCTGCTCTATCGCCTGTACCAGACGCTGCGATGAGCGAGCGCAAATCAGATCCCGATCGCGACGATAGCGAGCGGGCCTTCTTCGGACGGCGCAAGGGCCACAAGCTCAGGCAGCACCAGGCCGAGCTGGTCGATCATCTGCTGCCGCATCTTTCGCTCGACATCACGACGGAGAGGCCCGCGAACGCCGCCGAGATCTTCGATCCAGCGGCGGAAGACGCGCGACTCGAGATCGGCTTCGGCGGCGGCGAACATCTCGCGGCGGAAGCGCAGACCTTCGCGACGACCGGCTTCATCGGCTGCGAGCCCTATGTCAACGGCATGGCCAAGATCCTCGCGCAGATCGAGGCCGCCAACATCGCCAACATCCGCCTGTTTGCCGGCGACGCCGCCGAGCTGCTGGCCTGGCTGCCGAACGCGTCGCTGTCGCGGATCGATCTGATCCATCCCGATCCCTGGCCGAAACGGCGGCACTGGAAGCGGCGCTTCGTTCAGGACCGCACGATCGCCGCGATGGCGCGCGTGCTGAAGCCGGGCGGT
Protein-coding sequences here:
- a CDS encoding M20 family metallopeptidase: MIRFEGTDTSMASSNSFDSQTILAGIRRWVEIETPTEVPEQVNKLTSVVADHYRDLPVTLERVAGVDGCGDHLVVRSTWGQDRPGILVLSHLDTVHPMGFIARLPFKVEGDSAFGPGIYDMKGGAYIAYHAFRELCARPDRPPLGITHMFTSDEEIGSPTSRALIEQEGRKAKYVLVTEPARDGGKIVTGRKGVGRFKIYIKGVPAHAGSRPEDGRSAVRELANVIQTLEGMNDLKRGVTVNVGVVRGGTRPNVTAEEAYAEVDLRVPSFNDAEEFVGKILGLTSKTDGVTVTVTGELNRPPYEKGNAGASLYEHAKTLAAEIGFELIDTHTGGGSDGNFTAPHTGTLDGLGVDGKGAHTHYEQLYVSSLEPRARLLYRLYQTLR
- the lnt gene encoding apolipoprotein N-acyltransferase, producing MSPFQRLRQIALAIILTWGWKRALLAMACGALSVLALAPFNAWPVLFITFPVMVWLIDGAGAGRYGGVPAAALTGYWFGLGYFIPGLYWIGIAFFVDADVFAWLTPFAVLGLPAYLSIFTAIGFALARLLWTKDATRILALAASLTVSEWLRGHVLTGFPWNAFGYALSEPLALAQTASLIGQWGMTFLTVAIFASPAVLIDRTRDRRMAWRMPAAAIALLVVMGIFGAIRLSLHPTTMVAGTRLRLMQPNLQQDAKFNYSAKAEVMKKYLALSDRSSGPQSTGVRDATILIWPESAFPFFLTREADVMAEIAELLPKGTVLITGSVRAPDLPPRTPITRAYNSIYVIDHDGSVLAVYDKLHLVPFGEYLPFQDTMEKLGFEQLTRMRGGFIAGTVRHVLPVPGAPPALPLICYEAIFPGEVGTRDERPGWMVNLTNDGWFGISTGPYQHLEQARMRAIELGLPLVRSANTGISAVVDPVGRTVASLGLGIEGILDANLPTAIPPTIYARVGDIPAAMLVALAVILAVRRRLAKRHP
- the ybeY gene encoding rRNA maturation RNase YbeY encodes the protein MTEVLVVADCWQREPDAEAVIQRALAAAAESVDDDVAEAEVAVMLTDDAGIRTLNGNWRGIDKPTNVLSFPALQPEGEWKPGDAPRMLGDIAIAYETMQREADEEHKPFDHHLSHLAVHGFLHLIGYDHENDGDAEQMEALETEILAHLGIPDPYADRAGAH
- the miaB gene encoding tRNA (N6-isopentenyl adenosine(37)-C2)-methylthiotransferase MiaB, which encodes MKPPRKLHIKSYGCQMNVYDAQRMVDTLAPEGFVETASAEDADLVILNTCHIREKASEKVYSELGRLRVAKDEAVRGGRAMQIAVAGCVAQAEGEEIVRRASAVDVVVGPQSYHHLPELLKRAGKEGRAIETEFPAADKFGYLAQPKPEAIRARGISAFVTVQEGCDKFCTFCVVPYTRGAEVSRPVAKIVDDVKRLADNGVRELTLIGQNVNAYHGDGPDGKSWGLGRLLEHLALIPGIARLRYSTSHPRDVDDTLIAAHRDLDALMPFVHLPVQSGSDRILAAMNRKHTADDYRRVIDRFRAARQDIAFSSDFIVGFPGESEQDFLATLALVTQIGYAAAYSFKYSARRGTPAADMQETVSPAEMDQRLERLQELIDSQQSAFNKAGIGTTIDVLFERPARKAGQIVGRTAFLQPAHVMASPDIIGQILPVRIDSLERYSFLGELATPHLAREPALSSIATGA
- a CDS encoding Fur family transcriptional regulator, whose product is MTGLKPSSASKASGIEARCAATGMRMTEQRRVIARVLAEAVDHPDVEELYRRCVAVDDKISISTVYRTVKLFEDAGIIERHDFREGRARYETMRDSHHDHLINLRDGKVIEFTSEEIEKLQAEIARKLGYKLVDHRLELYCVPLDDDKPSS
- the trmB gene encoding tRNA (guanosine(46)-N7)-methyltransferase TrmB, whose amino-acid sequence is MSERKSDPDRDDSERAFFGRRKGHKLRQHQAELVDHLLPHLSLDITTERPANAAEIFDPAAEDARLEIGFGGGEHLAAEAQTFATTGFIGCEPYVNGMAKILAQIEAANIANIRLFAGDAAELLAWLPNASLSRIDLIHPDPWPKRRHWKRRFVQDRTIAAMARVLKPGGEFRFVCDIDDYCAWTLSHLARASDFQWLAERADDFRQPWADYTMTRYGRKAAREGRKAAYLRFKRL
- a CDS encoding hemolysin family protein, which encodes MPDSDPIHDNPRNTANLPAVVTPGEALRPTADGWLLRAIRTLFGWKAGSVRDDLQVVLDATTPGDTGFSAVERTMLRNILGLHERRIADVMVHRADVIAVKRDIPLGELMDRFESAGHSRLVVYNETLDDPVGIVHIRDLLAFMTVRARVSEATKTKRKKPLPAGLDLRSVDLALPLQDARIIRKLLYVPPSMRAIDLLAQMQATRIHLALVVDEYGGSDGLVSLEDIVEQIVGEIDDEHDSDEPPSIVRLPDNAFIADARASLDDVRTVIGEDFVTGEAGEEVETLGGYLVSFVGRLPVRGEVISGPGHYEVEVLDADPRRVKRLRIATRKERPAPRTQRESRRREAAPESGQPPAGDTPTPPPADGTGPQ
- a CDS encoding HAD family hydrolase, whose product is MPIDLIIFDCDGVLVDSEVISCRAHADVLTKHGYPITSEQVLVRFLGVSEKDARRMVEQEIGRSLPDDLESQVNAATLKFYAGDLQPITHVAAAIGAIDLPKCVASSGTPDKILHGLTCAGLYDLLAPHIFSASQVARGKPAPDLFLFAAEQMKAAPERCVVIEDSVPGVTGARAAGMTVLGFHGGSHCPPGHAERLRAAGAGLTFDDMRQLPELVRQVAAESLKG
- a CDS encoding PhoH family protein, whose product is MQVPPETQVVIDFDDNRAASALVGPYGQNLAQIERRLGVVVDSKGNHITIGGTRDGCDAARRVLETLYAHAVKGQDVDQGEVEGAIRAVIAQGSLFEFDAKSAKSVFDSINLRKRPVRARTAAQDSYIRALKRHELVFGIGPAGTGKTWLAVAHAAQLFERKEVDKIILSRPAVEAGERLGFLPGDLREKVDPYLRPIYDALYDLMDARIVERALQTGEIEIAPLAFMRGRTLTNAAIILDEAQNTTSMQMKMFLTRLGENSRMIVTGDPSQIDLPNGQTSGLAEATKLLSGVEGIAQVHFTAEDVIRHELVARIVSAYEGLPQRPAAGKKT
- a CDS encoding helix-turn-helix domain-containing protein; this translates as MSKAPNPVDRYVGSRVRMRRIMLGMSQEKLGEALGLTFQQIQKYEKGTNRVGASRIQQIAEILQVPVSFLFEGGPSGVAGPNGFAEGASPSYVSDFLATSEGLALTKAFTRITDSKLRRSIVDLVEQIAAREGPDKR